One region of Syntrophobacter fumaroxidans MPOB genomic DNA includes:
- a CDS encoding fibronectin type III domain-containing protein, which yields MAERKPLPGPTTKFRRIRRLTTFLVALAAALSIAPDVFPASVTLSWNPVSFKNLRGYKIYCGTSHRNYSRRVTLGKATSGTVRNLVKGRTYYFAVTSYAAGVESGFSKEVVFPPNEAPIHDKRLQTGDSGDTPDTPASEGAFELQVLSGTDPPAPGVNDAGGDSVAAPDFGGIQPHESVYLEAEAGALEVPLETGVTTSGTGFIRVPLGREPVSDPLREGGTATYAFTVTAAGDYTFWGREYCPYSTRNSFFVSVDSGPFLTWNTAIVNGWLWDQVRDGSSGSPLKLRLRAGDHTLRIKQKEDGTRLDKILITSVPQPFPSTLYCAVSRGVPGRWSITDSDPPGAKVLSVFDDERGGPVTELSGSETANAFRLGGRDLDGWHNTRQFVLEWSMKFSEDYVVSVHLQTTDGYREIRYKPLVGNGPGDDRTIDCGLGPGTLDGDWHTFARHLQKDLSRAQPGVKILEVNGFSVRGSGRIDNVRLGAGR from the coding sequence ATGGCTGAAAGAAAACCCTTGCCCGGCCCCACAACGAAATTCCGGCGCATCCGCCGTTTGACGACTTTCCTGGTTGCCCTCGCGGCCGCCCTCTCGATCGCTCCCGATGTCTTTCCCGCGTCAGTCACCCTGTCCTGGAATCCCGTGTCGTTCAAGAACCTTCGCGGCTACAAAATCTATTGCGGCACATCGCACCGCAACTATTCCCGACGCGTGACGCTGGGCAAAGCGACTTCCGGGACGGTAAGGAACCTTGTGAAGGGCAGAACCTATTATTTTGCCGTAACCTCCTATGCCGCCGGGGTGGAGAGCGGATTCTCAAAAGAAGTGGTCTTCCCCCCGAATGAGGCACCGATCCACGATAAGCGCCTCCAGACGGGTGATTCCGGGGATACGCCCGACACCCCGGCATCCGAGGGCGCATTCGAGCTGCAAGTCTTGTCCGGAACCGATCCCCCGGCTCCCGGCGTCAACGACGCGGGAGGCGATTCCGTTGCGGCGCCCGATTTTGGCGGCATCCAACCGCACGAATCGGTTTACCTGGAGGCGGAAGCCGGCGCTCTGGAGGTCCCCCTGGAAACGGGCGTGACCACGTCCGGCACCGGTTTTATCCGGGTGCCCTTAGGGCGGGAGCCCGTTTCGGACCCCCTGCGGGAAGGGGGCACCGCCACCTATGCATTCACGGTGACCGCCGCCGGAGACTATACCTTCTGGGGACGCGAATACTGTCCGTACAGCACCCGCAATTCCTTTTTCGTCTCGGTCGATTCCGGCCCTTTCCTCACCTGGAACACCGCGATCGTCAACGGGTGGCTGTGGGACCAGGTGCGCGACGGGTCCTCCGGTTCCCCGTTGAAACTGCGGCTGAGGGCCGGCGACCATACGCTCAGGATCAAGCAAAAAGAGGACGGCACGCGCTTGGACAAGATCCTGATCACCAGCGTGCCGCAGCCGTTCCCCTCAACGCTCTATTGCGCGGTATCGCGCGGAGTGCCGGGCCGATGGAGCATCACCGACTCCGACCCGCCCGGGGCGAAGGTCTTGAGCGTGTTTGACGACGAGCGGGGCGGTCCCGTCACGGAATTGTCCGGCTCCGAAACGGCCAACGCGTTTCGCCTGGGCGGCCGGGACCTCGACGGTTGGCACAACACCCGTCAGTTCGTCCTGGAGTGGAGCATGAAGTTCTCCGAGGACTACGTGGTTTCGGTACACCTGCAGACCACGGACGGCTACCGGGAAATCCGGTACAAGCCTCTTGTCGGAAACGGTCCGGGAGACGACCGGACAATCGATTGCGGGCTTGGGCCCGGCACCCTGGACGGCGACTGGCACACCTTCGCCCGCCACCTGCAAAAGGACTTGTCCAGGGCACAGCCGGGGGTAAAAATCCTCGAAGTGAATGGATTCTCGGTTCGCGGCAGCGGCAGAATAGATAACGTGAGGCTCGGGGCCGGCCGTTGA
- a CDS encoding PEP-CTERM sorting domain-containing protein produces MMKRITVFSLIGLAALALALSFPVVEQTAGWGTGTALGAETGSNDRGPGTSTISDSGAGGLNQRPTKPSRIPEPATLFSLLMGAGGVALFVRASRKDKA; encoded by the coding sequence ATGATGAAAAGAATCACGGTATTCAGTCTCATCGGCCTGGCGGCCCTGGCGCTGGCCCTGTCGTTCCCCGTGGTGGAACAGACGGCCGGATGGGGCACGGGAACCGCTCTGGGAGCCGAAACCGGGTCCAATGACCGGGGCCCCGGCACGAGTACCATTTCCGATTCCGGCGCCGGCGGTTTAAACCAGCGGCCCACCAAGCCGAGCAGGATCCCCGAACCGGCCACTCTGTTTTCGCTCCTGATGGGCGCGGGCGGCGTGGCGTTGTTTGTCCGGGCGAGCAGGAAAGACAAGGCGTAA
- a CDS encoding exosortase/archaeosortase family protein: MKSPPDSPHFMDARFALFVVSLAVGLVIYSEPLRRLISLSLESHTHSYIVAMPFIALFALAWNRKEIFHKVGYSYAAGSIWIFLSLALHVWCRMTEWNANADEGLVLSTLSAVGFITGTLVFFYGVNTFRNALTPVLFLVLMVPLPAPVLDALTAFLQRGSLDAAYWIFRTAGIPVSLDGFVLMLPFIDLEVAPECSGIRSTMALFIVSLLIGTVYLKSAAGRVVLLLSSVAISIFKNGMRIVFLYVITANFGESVLAGPWHTRGGNLFFVVALLLLSPVAWGLRALERRRRFASSCK, from the coding sequence TTGAAAAGCCCCCCCGATTCTCCGCACTTCATGGATGCCCGGTTTGCATTGTTCGTCGTCTCGCTGGCGGTCGGCCTGGTCATCTATTCCGAACCGCTACGCCGGCTCATCTCTCTATCGCTCGAGTCACACACCCATTCATACATTGTGGCGATGCCGTTCATCGCCCTGTTTGCCCTGGCGTGGAACAGGAAGGAGATTTTCCACAAAGTCGGATACTCCTACGCGGCAGGATCAATATGGATTTTTCTGAGCCTGGCTCTCCATGTGTGGTGCCGCATGACTGAATGGAACGCGAATGCGGATGAGGGCCTGGTTTTGTCAACCCTCTCCGCCGTGGGGTTCATCACCGGAACGCTGGTTTTTTTCTACGGTGTGAATACGTTTCGGAACGCTCTGACCCCCGTATTGTTCCTCGTCCTCATGGTTCCGCTTCCGGCCCCGGTACTCGATGCGCTGACCGCTTTCCTGCAACGGGGCTCGCTGGATGCGGCCTACTGGATTTTCAGAACCGCCGGGATACCCGTTTCATTAGACGGGTTTGTCCTGATGCTTCCTTTCATCGACCTCGAAGTGGCGCCGGAATGCAGCGGCATCCGATCGACCATGGCCCTTTTTATCGTGAGCCTGCTGATTGGCACCGTGTATCTGAAGAGTGCCGCGGGCCGAGTAGTCTTATTGCTGTCCTCGGTGGCGATCTCCATTTTCAAGAACGGCATGCGGATCGTGTTTCTCTATGTGATCACGGCGAATTTCGGGGAGAGTGTTCTGGCGGGGCCATGGCATACGCGGGGCGGGAACCTCTTCTTCGTGGTAGCGCTGCTGCTCCTCTCGCCGGTTGCATGGGGCCTGCGCGCATTGGAACGAAGAAGGAGGTTCGCGTCCTCCTGCAAATGA
- a CDS encoding class I SAM-dependent methyltransferase, with the protein MRTDAIPLEEERLSGIQKLDEYPAFHERHRIFPQCFENRGHRRVLDIASGVGVVGRNIRDGYPAELLCNDISETCLQIMKDTGLQTVSFDIDDPENPFPFPEGSFDAVIALAVIEHTINTEYFIREIGRILQPGGYLYISAPNYSGLTYLLPFLLSGKTFHDPLSERDRYEFYAHVRYFTYRTLLEYVSSFQFAPEAVYLPIPQASSRYAALKSRSPLKALAFRRGMQFIYKYFSPRWASEPVICFRKGAGSLRGKPRKAIL; encoded by the coding sequence ATGAGGACCGATGCGATTCCCCTTGAAGAAGAGCGCCTGAGCGGCATTCAGAAACTGGACGAGTATCCGGCGTTCCATGAAAGACACCGGATTTTTCCCCAATGCTTCGAAAACCGGGGGCACCGCAGAGTCCTCGATATCGCTTCGGGTGTGGGGGTCGTCGGCAGGAACATACGCGACGGATACCCTGCGGAACTGCTCTGCAACGATATCAGCGAAACATGCCTGCAGATCATGAAAGACACCGGTCTGCAGACGGTGTCTTTCGACATCGACGATCCGGAAAACCCCTTCCCCTTCCCCGAGGGAAGCTTTGACGCGGTGATCGCGCTCGCCGTCATCGAGCACACCATAAACACCGAGTACTTCATCCGCGAGATCGGCAGAATTTTGCAGCCGGGGGGTTATCTCTATATCTCGGCACCGAACTATTCCGGACTCACCTATCTTCTGCCGTTCCTATTGTCCGGAAAAACCTTCCACGATCCTCTGTCCGAACGTGACCGCTATGAATTCTACGCGCACGTGAGGTACTTCACCTATAGAACGTTGCTGGAATATGTGTCCTCGTTCCAGTTCGCCCCGGAGGCGGTCTATCTCCCGATTCCGCAAGCAAGCTCGCGGTACGCGGCGCTCAAATCGAGGTCGCCTCTGAAGGCGCTGGCGTTTCGCCGCGGCATGCAATTCATCTATAAATACTTTTCACCGCGGTGGGCTTCCGAACCCGTCATTTGCTTCAGAAAGGGCGCGGGATCGTTGCGGGGCAAGCCGCGCAAGGCAATCCTCTGA
- a CDS encoding class I SAM-dependent methyltransferase yields the protein MGHAALRTSGSMDAKKRIVSDFFDNDARFWKDVYEEGPHFTYLAAHEMKRRLKVAVESFVALNRSQRARVLDAGCGAGELSRTVAELGHDVFCMDLANEMLFTAREKVSENGFRPVLMQGDIEHLPFEDESLDTVFSLGVLQYLPTDEKAVGEIGRVLKKDGLAIISLPNMTRMSVFLDAYYLKRIMDYVRIKKLKWKSDGTAQPDSLATNTAFANRKYTYGRLNQAFVRARLVETARASIGFGPFLFLGRSIFSMEADKRISDRLEGALERFAPLKYLANRWVITLRKR from the coding sequence ATGGGGCATGCGGCACTGAGAACCTCCGGCAGCATGGATGCCAAAAAGAGGATCGTCTCGGATTTTTTCGATAACGATGCGCGCTTCTGGAAAGATGTGTATGAGGAGGGGCCGCACTTCACCTACCTGGCCGCACACGAGATGAAAAGAAGGCTGAAGGTGGCCGTCGAGAGTTTCGTCGCCCTGAATCGCAGTCAACGCGCAAGAGTCCTCGACGCGGGGTGTGGCGCGGGTGAGCTTTCAAGGACGGTCGCAGAGTTGGGACACGATGTCTTCTGTATGGATCTTGCCAATGAAATGCTTTTCACGGCGAGAGAAAAAGTGTCGGAAAACGGCTTTAGGCCCGTGCTCATGCAGGGAGACATCGAACACCTTCCTTTCGAGGACGAATCGCTGGATACGGTTTTCAGCCTGGGCGTGCTGCAGTATCTTCCGACGGATGAAAAGGCGGTCGGGGAAATCGGAAGGGTTCTGAAAAAGGATGGGCTGGCGATCATTTCGCTTCCCAATATGACGAGGATGAGCGTCTTCCTGGACGCGTACTATCTGAAGAGAATCATGGACTATGTTCGCATCAAGAAGCTGAAGTGGAAATCGGATGGGACGGCGCAGCCGGATTCATTGGCAACGAATACCGCCTTTGCGAATCGAAAGTACACCTATGGCCGGCTGAACCAGGCATTTGTGAGAGCCCGCCTGGTCGAGACCGCCCGGGCGAGTATCGGATTCGGTCCGTTTCTCTTTCTGGGCAGGAGCATCTTCTCGATGGAAGCCGACAAAAGGATCAGTGATCGCCTGGAAGGAGCCCTGGAGCGGTTCGCCCCGCTCAAGTACCTGGCAAACCGATGGGTTATCACCCTGAGAAAGCGGTGA
- a CDS encoding ATP-grasp protein, with product MPNTPAIVLSSHTIGLGVIRALGRMGVPVTVFYYREEDMGYLSKHVRRKVKVPNPATETADFVAALIDGAKPYSKPLLIPADDETLVAVSQHKAQLEEHFIVACEDWETVQSIIDKKYTYRLAEAHGVPSPKTFEVESLDELERYAEIMGFPLIIKPCHSHLYFEVFRKKMVKAHSLDEAVGAFKEADAHGLALMLQEHIPGDDSRGVNYNSYFWDGKPLVEFTAEKVRLAPPRFGVPRVLVSKYMPEVIDLGRKIVQAAGYRGYSCTEFKKDVRDGTYKLMEINGRHNLSSMLSVSCGINFPWLEYKHRVEGVLPGHCEFKTGAYWIDLTKDVLFSLKYLREERYSLAEYFRPYMKPHVFAIFDRGDLRPFVKRCFDFASNAAK from the coding sequence ATGCCGAACACACCAGCGATCGTTCTTTCCAGCCATACCATTGGTCTTGGCGTAATTCGCGCGCTTGGCAGGATGGGAGTTCCGGTCACGGTTTTCTACTATCGAGAGGAAGATATGGGATACCTCTCCAAGCATGTCCGCCGGAAAGTCAAGGTTCCCAACCCTGCAACGGAGACTGCCGATTTTGTCGCTGCGCTCATAGACGGGGCGAAACCCTATTCGAAACCGCTCCTCATTCCGGCGGATGATGAGACTCTCGTTGCCGTATCACAGCACAAGGCGCAATTGGAGGAGCACTTCATTGTGGCCTGCGAAGACTGGGAAACAGTCCAAAGCATCATCGACAAGAAATACACGTATCGGCTTGCGGAAGCTCACGGCGTCCCTTCACCGAAGACGTTCGAGGTCGAGTCCCTCGACGAGTTGGAACGCTATGCCGAAATAATGGGGTTTCCACTCATCATCAAACCGTGCCACAGTCATTTGTATTTCGAAGTGTTTCGGAAGAAGATGGTGAAGGCGCACAGCCTGGACGAGGCGGTTGGCGCGTTCAAAGAGGCCGATGCGCACGGATTGGCACTGATGCTCCAGGAGCATATACCGGGGGATGATTCAAGAGGAGTCAACTACAATTCGTACTTCTGGGATGGAAAACCGCTGGTGGAATTCACCGCGGAGAAGGTCAGACTGGCGCCGCCGCGTTTCGGTGTGCCTCGAGTGCTGGTGAGCAAATACATGCCGGAGGTGATCGACCTCGGGCGCAAAATAGTCCAGGCCGCGGGGTATCGCGGATACTCCTGCACCGAGTTCAAAAAAGACGTTCGTGACGGTACTTACAAGTTGATGGAAATCAATGGGCGCCACAACTTGTCCTCGATGCTTTCCGTCTCGTGCGGGATCAACTTTCCCTGGCTCGAATACAAACACCGCGTTGAGGGCGTCCTCCCCGGGCACTGTGAATTCAAGACGGGCGCTTACTGGATCGACCTGACGAAAGACGTTCTTTTCAGCCTCAAGTACCTGAGAGAAGAGAGGTACTCCCTGGCCGAGTACTTCAGGCCTTATATGAAACCCCATGTTTTTGCCATTTTCGACAGGGGGGATTTGCGCCCCTTTGTGAAAAGATGCTTTGATTTTGCAAGCAATGCCGCGAAATGA
- a CDS encoding lipopolysaccharide biosynthesis protein: MTEKVRQYTDSCLVGEKTIDQGEQPLNEKYREFFSTVHLRADLGRKAIRGGAAVMAAELGSNILRIGSITVLARLLLPEDFGLIAMVASLMVFAERFKELGLGDATVQKKEINHEQVSTLFWINILVCAGIALLLAGLSKTIAWFYQEPRLTAVSIVLASTFLLSGLVIQHHSLLRRQMRFGALAAIQLFSTGFSIVVAIVLAYYDFGYWALVARELSRNVFVLIATFLVCAWRPGLPKRNIGLGDFLFFGKNVTGYNMVHFFSRNFDKIIIGKLYGSFWVGIYANAYQLISVPVSQIQYPVNTVALPALSTLQGEPAEFRSHFEKLLRLMTFFSMPVVVFVALFADLVSNLLLGAKWTKAIPIFQVLAVGAFIEPVVYIVATALQAVGKTKEYFRLGLINAILFICCQGIGSLWGAIGVAAGVSSAVFLSLAVCLAYGLRHTPVKISSLLRGLAISSLCSLITALIMFGVRYAVGWTFPTPWVIPFLIGGAAIYIGVWLVVPGGRRQLSEYWDQIKGAIPGPRRQDRVAQR, from the coding sequence GTGACGGAGAAAGTGCGTCAATACACTGATTCGTGCCTGGTCGGAGAGAAAACTATCGATCAGGGTGAGCAACCTTTGAATGAAAAATATAGGGAATTCTTTTCAACCGTCCATCTGAGAGCCGACCTGGGCCGGAAAGCCATCAGGGGAGGCGCTGCCGTGATGGCCGCGGAGCTGGGCTCGAACATCCTCCGCATAGGTTCCATCACCGTGCTCGCGAGACTCCTGCTCCCGGAAGACTTCGGCTTGATCGCCATGGTGGCCTCCCTGATGGTCTTCGCTGAACGGTTCAAAGAACTGGGCCTCGGAGATGCAACCGTCCAGAAAAAAGAGATCAACCATGAGCAAGTCAGTACCCTGTTCTGGATCAATATCCTGGTTTGCGCGGGGATCGCGCTGCTGCTCGCCGGCCTCTCGAAAACCATCGCATGGTTCTACCAAGAGCCGCGCTTGACCGCGGTGTCGATCGTACTGGCATCCACCTTTCTTTTGAGCGGCCTGGTGATCCAGCACCATTCGCTGCTTCGACGTCAGATGCGGTTCGGCGCGCTTGCAGCCATCCAGCTCTTTTCCACGGGATTCAGCATAGTGGTGGCGATCGTTCTGGCCTACTACGATTTCGGGTACTGGGCATTGGTGGCAAGGGAGCTTTCCAGGAACGTGTTCGTCCTCATTGCGACTTTTCTTGTTTGCGCATGGCGCCCCGGCCTGCCCAAACGCAACATCGGTCTGGGTGATTTCCTGTTTTTCGGCAAAAACGTCACCGGGTACAACATGGTTCATTTCTTCTCGCGGAACTTCGACAAGATCATCATCGGCAAGTTGTACGGATCATTCTGGGTTGGAATATACGCCAATGCCTACCAGCTCATTTCGGTGCCCGTCAGCCAGATTCAATATCCCGTCAATACCGTGGCGCTGCCTGCGCTGAGTACCCTGCAGGGGGAACCGGCGGAGTTCAGAAGCCATTTCGAGAAGCTGCTGCGGCTGATGACTTTTTTCTCCATGCCCGTTGTGGTTTTCGTGGCCCTTTTTGCAGACCTGGTCAGCAATCTGCTGCTTGGAGCGAAGTGGACGAAAGCCATTCCGATATTCCAGGTCCTCGCCGTCGGCGCCTTTATCGAACCGGTAGTGTATATCGTGGCCACGGCCTTGCAGGCGGTCGGAAAAACAAAGGAATATTTCAGGCTCGGGCTCATCAATGCAATCCTGTTCATCTGCTGTCAGGGTATCGGGAGCCTCTGGGGGGCAATCGGGGTCGCGGCAGGCGTCAGCTCCGCGGTCTTCCTGTCTCTGGCGGTCTGTCTGGCATACGGTCTGAGACACACGCCCGTGAAAATTTCCTCTCTGTTGAGGGGGCTTGCGATCAGCTCGTTGTGCAGCCTCATTACCGCGCTGATCATGTTCGGAGTGCGGTATGCCGTTGGCTGGACTTTTCCGACCCCATGGGTGATTCCATTCCTGATCGGAGGAGCGGCGATCTACATCGGGGTCTGGCTGGTCGTGCCGGGAGGAAGACGGCAGCTGTCGGAATACTGGGACCAAATCAAAGGCGCAATTCCCGGGCCTCGAAGACAGGATCGCGTGGCGCAGAGGTGA
- a CDS encoding ChbG/HpnK family deacetylase, which yields MLQVNADDLGRTEKITDRIMACHRHGRIHSASLMAFMNDSERAAALAREHCLPLGLHLNFTQELTGRTVSGKLRGQHQRVAAYLKARKASQILFNPFLCKAFDYVFRAQWDEFSRLLGKAPARIDGHHHMHLCMNMLLHNGIPEGLNVRRNFTFRRGEKNLINRYYRHLVDTWLSKKYKITDAFYSIAPIEWGRLNELILLSKNSHVEVMVHPGVDAEFYFLTSDPGRAFALGRFLPKWFHMIK from the coding sequence ATGCTCCAAGTGAATGCGGACGATCTGGGCCGGACCGAAAAGATCACCGATCGAATCATGGCGTGTCACCGCCACGGGAGGATTCACTCCGCGAGCTTGATGGCTTTCATGAACGACTCGGAGCGGGCCGCGGCGCTGGCACGAGAACATTGCTTGCCCCTCGGACTTCACCTCAACTTCACCCAGGAACTGACCGGTCGGACGGTCTCAGGGAAGTTGCGCGGGCAGCATCAGCGGGTCGCCGCCTACCTCAAGGCTCGGAAAGCGAGTCAAATTCTGTTCAACCCCTTCCTGTGCAAGGCATTTGATTACGTTTTCAGGGCACAGTGGGACGAGTTCTCCCGGCTTTTGGGAAAAGCGCCCGCGCGCATCGACGGACATCACCACATGCACCTGTGTATGAACATGCTTCTTCACAACGGTATCCCGGAAGGATTGAACGTGAGAAGAAACTTTACCTTCCGTCGTGGCGAGAAGAACCTCATAAATCGCTATTATCGCCACTTGGTAGATACTTGGTTGTCAAAAAAATATAAAATCACGGACGCTTTCTACTCGATCGCCCCGATTGAATGGGGAAGACTCAATGAGCTGATTCTATTATCTAAAAACAGTCATGTCGAAGTAATGGTCCATCCGGGTGTTGACGCTGAATTTTACTTTTTAACGAGTGATCCTGGTCGGGCTTTTGCCTTGGGTCGTTTCTTGCCGAAATGGTTTCACATGATAAAATAA
- a CDS encoding lipid II:glycine glycyltransferase FemX, with protein MMKTLDMTYSVDFDRNSKEAWYELMNRFQDANLYQAWSYDVVRYGLKGVSHMVLRKGREVVAAAQARIHRVPRTNTGIAYVFWGPMWRLAGAPDDEEVFRQAVRALRNELSLRRGLVLRLYPLAFRGCHASLREILIEEGYHPHDEGVTKRTLIIDLEPSLEELKAGLHHKWRYHLNRAERNRLQLIFGEDESLFDEMSEIYLEMANRKGLVERSDLVHLKSVQKDMPSSFKLKIILCRQDGIPCAGGIFTTIGTTGLYLIGATSTVGLKTYGSYAVHWAFLKWLKENGFRYYDLNGINPQTNPGTYQFKQGLAGKGGVDQELLGKFQVADNRLSSFVVECGERLLSAYQRAARVRRYRASGVTNGKSHENTG; from the coding sequence ATGATGAAGACGCTCGACATGACGTATTCCGTTGATTTCGATCGGAACAGCAAGGAGGCGTGGTATGAGCTCATGAACCGTTTTCAGGATGCAAACCTATACCAGGCATGGTCCTATGACGTGGTTCGCTACGGGCTGAAGGGCGTTTCGCACATGGTCCTGAGAAAAGGACGCGAGGTCGTAGCCGCGGCACAGGCGAGGATTCACCGGGTGCCTCGAACGAACACCGGCATCGCCTATGTCTTTTGGGGCCCGATGTGGCGGCTTGCGGGGGCGCCGGACGATGAGGAAGTGTTTCGCCAGGCGGTTCGAGCGCTCAGAAATGAACTGTCGTTGAGGAGAGGACTCGTTCTGCGCCTGTACCCCCTGGCATTTCGAGGTTGCCATGCGTCCTTGCGTGAAATCCTCATCGAAGAAGGTTACCATCCCCATGACGAGGGAGTGACCAAGCGAACATTGATCATCGACCTGGAACCGTCCCTGGAGGAATTGAAAGCGGGTTTGCATCACAAATGGCGATACCACCTGAACCGGGCGGAAAGGAATCGTCTGCAGTTGATATTTGGAGAGGATGAGAGCTTGTTTGACGAGATGTCGGAAATCTATTTGGAAATGGCGAACCGCAAAGGACTTGTTGAACGAAGTGACCTCGTACACTTGAAATCCGTTCAGAAAGACATGCCCTCGTCGTTCAAGCTGAAGATCATCCTGTGCCGTCAGGACGGCATACCGTGTGCCGGAGGCATTTTCACCACGATAGGCACGACCGGTCTGTACTTGATAGGGGCAACCAGTACTGTCGGGCTCAAAACATACGGGTCCTATGCGGTCCACTGGGCATTTTTGAAATGGCTCAAGGAAAACGGCTTTCGTTACTATGATCTCAACGGGATAAACCCCCAGACGAATCCGGGGACCTATCAGTTCAAGCAGGGACTGGCCGGGAAGGGTGGGGTGGATCAGGAATTGCTTGGAAAGTTTCAAGTGGCGGACAACAGGCTGAGCTCCTTTGTCGTCGAGTGCGGTGAGAGGCTTTTGTCCGCTTATCAACGGGCGGCACGAGTGAGAAGATACCGCGCCTCCGGTGTGACGAACGGAAAATCCCATGAGAATACAGGATAG
- a CDS encoding glycosyltransferase family 2 protein yields the protein MSNENLPHISVCIPTYKRPALLDRCLKALQNQECSGFTYSITVVDNDINGSASETVQGRQSRSAVEIRYDIEPEQNISLTRNRAIGNSNGEFIAFIDDDEFPEPSWLQKLFDACRRFSADGVLGPVMPYFEGTPPVWLVKSGLCLRKSFQTGTRLNNPRYFRAGNLLFSRHIVEGETLWFDPSFGRTGGEDADFLGRMAKLGRTFVWCDEAVVHEEVPEERQTRSYHLRRAMIRGLTSATPGLLLSRGTLKSVVAVIAYTLSLPFLLVAGHHLFMRYLVKDCDHLAKLFAYCGVKLVRERTF from the coding sequence ATGTCCAATGAAAACCTCCCGCACATTTCGGTATGCATCCCGACTTACAAACGCCCCGCACTCCTCGACAGGTGTTTGAAGGCGCTTCAGAACCAGGAGTGCTCGGGATTCACATACTCGATCACGGTTGTCGATAACGACATCAACGGATCGGCCTCAGAAACCGTTCAAGGCCGGCAAAGCCGATCCGCCGTGGAAATCCGCTACGATATCGAGCCCGAGCAGAACATCTCACTCACCAGAAACAGGGCCATCGGCAATTCGAACGGAGAGTTCATCGCGTTTATCGACGATGACGAGTTTCCGGAACCGAGTTGGCTCCAAAAGCTGTTCGACGCTTGCCGAAGGTTTTCGGCTGACGGGGTTCTGGGGCCTGTGATGCCGTACTTCGAAGGCACGCCGCCCGTTTGGCTGGTCAAGAGCGGGCTGTGCCTGCGCAAATCCTTCCAAACCGGAACCCGGTTGAACAATCCGAGATACTTCAGAGCCGGCAATCTTCTGTTTTCCAGGCACATCGTTGAAGGAGAGACTCTCTGGTTCGATCCGAGCTTCGGTCGAACCGGCGGTGAAGATGCGGATTTCCTCGGGAGAATGGCCAAGCTGGGGCGCACCTTTGTCTGGTGTGACGAGGCGGTGGTTCATGAGGAGGTTCCGGAGGAGCGGCAGACGAGAAGCTACCACCTGCGGCGAGCCATGATAAGGGGATTGACTTCTGCAACCCCCGGGCTGCTTCTGAGCCGTGGGACGCTCAAGTCCGTCGTTGCGGTGATTGCCTACACGCTCTCCCTGCCGTTTTTGCTGGTAGCCGGGCATCATCTGTTCATGCGATACCTGGTCAAGGATTGTGACCATCTGGCAAAACTGTTTGCTTACTGCGGTGTGAAACTGGTCCGCGAGAGAACCTTCTAG